Genomic DNA from Paenibacillus sp. MBLB1832:
CCGCCTTCACCAGCATAGGTGCCGATGACCGTACCCATATTGGAGAAAAGCACCTGACGAAACGGATGCTTTTCCAGGAGCTGAGCCATGAACTCACGTGCGCGAGACTCACAGTTACTATGGGCGATGGCAATCACATCTCGCTCATAATCATGCTCCTTATCGCTAAGAAAGCCGATCAATCGCTTCAAGGCTTGCTGACTGCCGCGGATCTTCTCCACAACTTCAATCGCGCCCTCTTCGCTCGCTTTCATCAACAGCTTGATATTCAGCACGGAGGCAACAGCGCCGCGGACTTTGTCCAATCTTCCGCCCTTGATGACATTTTCCAAAGTATCCAGAAAGAAAAACGTGTCTGACTTCGTGATCGCTTGCGCCACTGACGCAACCACATCTTGGAAAGGGACGCCTTCAGCAACCAATCGCGCCGCCTGATACACGAGCACACCAAGTCCAAGTGATGTCGTTTTCGAATCAATGACTTCAATGTTACCTGTGAAACCTTCCTCCAGCAACATCTCTTTGGCCATTACCGCATGATGATAGGTTGAGCTTAATGACGATGACAGACAAAGCACAAGAATATCCTGATCTGGCTCGCATTTCTGATACTCCGTTAGAAAATGTCCAGGTGATGGACTCGAGGTTTTCGGCAAAGCGCTTTCTCTCTTCATGCGTGCATAGAAATCAGAGAGATCCATATCTGGCTTCATGCACTCCTCGCCGAAATGAACGGATAAAGGAACAATTGCTACTCCGATTTCGTTCACCGTCGTTCTAGGAAGGTCACAGCTGCTATCCGTGATAATCTTGATTGTCGTCATGGTCGTCCACTCATTTCTTATTTTTTGGCAAAAACAATACCTAGTGTCTGAGGTCCGCAGTGGCTCGAAATCACGCAACCGGTTTCCGTTATATATACGTTTTTCACTTGGGTGTGCAGTTCAAATTGCTCTTTGACATACAAAGCTTCATCTAACGCTTGAGCATGGGTAATGAACATGAAGTCCGTGTCCAGCTCCTCTTTCATGGCCAAAGCTTGATCCAGCAACTGCTGCAGGGCTTTCTCCCGCTTACCTCTTACTTTATGCGTAAGTGTCATCGTGCCATTGATAACTTTAACGATCGGTCTAATTTTCAGCAGGCTGCCGATAAACGCTTGAACACTGGAGCATCGACCGCCTTTATGTAAATATTCCAGCGTATCAATAATGAAGGATACTTCCATCTTTGCGGTCATTGGCTCTATAAGGGCCTGAATCTCCTCACGGCTGCGCCCTTCTAGCGCCGCTTGTGCCGCTTTTAGAACAAGGATGCCAATGCCGGTAGATAACGTGCGAGAATCGATCACCGTAATTCGATCATCGGGAAAGCTGCCTGCTGCGATAACAGCATTCTGAAAGGTCGAGGACAGCTCAGACGAAAGGCCGATATACACAATATCATCGCCCTCGGCTATAACAGGGCCAAAGGCATGTTCGAAATCGAGCGGTGATGGTGCCGCTGTTTTGGGCAGCTTGTCCTGCTGCTCTACAAGGTCGAATAGCTGCATTGCATTGACCGTCACACCATCCTTATAGGTTTGCTCCTCGAAGATGACGTATAACGGAACTACTTCAATTTGGAAGCGTTGCAGAAGCTCTGCATGTAAATCGCAAGTACTGTCCGTAAAAATTCGAACCCGAGACATCCTATGTCAACCACCTTATCTTCATGTTTCTCTATGAGAAGACGTCTATGAATCTACCTTGTTTGTGTTCAGTATAATAGAACGAAATCGAAAGCTCAATCCTACAATTTTAGACAAAATGTGCTAAAATCCGTAAATGGTCATGCCCCCATCGACAAATAGGGTTTGACCTGTCACATAATTTGCCGCATCTGATGCCAGGAAAACCGCAGGACCGACTAACTCTTCCAGCTCCCCAACACGTTTCAACGGTGTTCTGGCAATAATTTCAGCTAAATAATCAGGCTGATTTAATATTTTTTCAGTCAGCGGCGTCTTGAAGTACCAAGGTCCGATCCCATTCACTTGAATCCCAAATTTTCCCCATTCCAGTGCGAGCACTTTGGTCATTTGAATCATCGCAGCCTTCGTCGCTGCATAGACAACGCCTGTTCGCAGAGCAACTTGTCCTGCAACAGAAGCGATATTAATAATACGGCCGTATTCGCGCCCCTGCATATGACGACCGACAATTTGAGAGCATAAAAAGGCTGATTTCAAATTCGTCTGCATGATCGTATCCCACTCTTCATCCGTGACGGCTAGCGCTTGGCTGCGAATGTTCATACCTGCATTATTAATCAGGATATCAATACGTCCTGTTTGCGCAATAATAGCCTCAACGGCCTCCTCGATGTGTTCACGTTGTGTAACATCCACCGTAAATGGATAGGCTTGTCTACCTAAAGCACGAATTTCAGCCGCTACAACTTCGAGATCAGCCGCTGTTCTAGCGAAGATTGCCACATCTGCCCCAGCTTCAGCCAAACCGATAGCCAGTGCTCTTCCGATTCCTCTGCCAGCACCTGTGACAAGGGCAACTTTATTATTCAATTGAAATGAAGGTAAATACATGTAAGCATCGTCCAATCTATAGAGGTAGTTTTTTTCAAACACAAGAGAAAGAAGGGTTCCTATGCAATATTCCATGAAAGAAGAACGAGCAAATGCCATTACGCACGGAATCGGCGTCCTATTGAGCATTGCCGCATTGGTTATGCTGATTGTGCAAGCCTGCTCCCAAGGAAACGCGTGGCATATTGTCAGCTTCAGCATTTTCGGAACAGCACTTGTTATTTTATACACCTGTTCCACCCTGGTTCACAGCTTAACGCACGAGAAAGCCAAAGATGTCTTCGAGCTGCTGGATCATTCTGCGATTTATGTGTTAATTGCAGGCAGCTATACGCCATTTCTGTTAGTCACGCTGCGCGGGGTCCTAGGATGGACATTTTTCGGCGTGATTTGGGGCTTAGCCCTCATCGGCATTGTTCTGAAGCTTTTTTTCGTAAAAAGATTCATCCTCGCCTCCACGATTTGTTATATCGTGATGGGTTGGTTGATCGTGATCGCGTTCAAGCCGCTATACACGCAGTTACCGTTCAGCGGGATTGTCTGGCTCGGCGGCGGCGGCTTACTCTATACGCTCGGCTCAATCTTCTATGTATGGAGGCGCGTTCCTTATCACCATGCCATCTGGCACTTATTCGTGCTGGCCGGCAGCGCCTGTCATTTCATTTGTATTTTTGGATATGTCCGATAATCGATGCTAACCAATGAGCTTCTCCAGCTGCTGCATGGTGACAACCAACTCCAGTTGATTGGCCAACTGTTCATATCCCAATCCATTCGGATGTATCGCATCCTCGGAGAGGAACTGTGCCGCTTGATCAACGAAATTATCGTAGACTTGCACGACTTGAATATGAGGCTGCTCTAACTTCCGCAGGAACAAATTAAAGCGTTGAATCCAATACGCTGCGTCGGGAATTTGCGGAATGGGATTGTATAAGCCAATTAGCACGAGCAAATACGGAGTTTGGATGCCTTGCCGCAGCTGCTCGATTTGATGAACGATTTTTCTGTAGTTGCTTTCATACGTTTGAAGAGCTGTCTTCAACACCGAATTGTCACCGTCATAAAAGAAGGGAATCGCCGCTTGAATCAAATCATTTCCGCCTGCTGTAATGGTGATGAGGTTCGCTTCTTGGATATCCTTCTGTAATTGGAGGTCAGACTCAAGCGTTTCCAACAATTGCGCGGTTGTGGCACCATTCGTGCCAGCGTGACACAAGGAAACAGGAACAGCCAATTGACATTCCAGCCGATGCCGATAGACTGAAACGAAGCCTTGACCTTCCTCGGCACCATAACCAACGGTTAAAGAATCGCCAAACGCCACATATTGAATTCTTTTTTCCATCGCTAACCTCTCCCTATCGCATGACGTATAATACTATATGCGTCACCGCCCAGTTTGGGAATGGATACCTAGAGGGGTTCATTCGTCCTTTTTTATGCGTTTACAAGACGATGGGTGTAGTCTTCGATTTGCGCTTTTTCCATAAGAGTAAATTGATATTCACAGTCACAACCTTCATCCTGCAAAACGATCTGAACGATATCCCCAGCCTGATTGCAGATAACTAAAATGGCTGGATCAGTTAGACCCTCCGGGAGCTCCTCCCCCTCCGCCAAATGCAAATTCAAGTAGATATCACGCCATTGCCCACGATCCTCTGCTTCCTGAAAAGATAAGCTAAACCGGTGTTCCTCATGCTCTGCCCCATATTTCATCATCGACTTTTACTCCCCTTCTCTTACATACTATGACATAACGGATGTACGCTATGATGGATTGTATTTGGAAATACACACTTCTTTATACTACAATGGAGTGAACAACCGATCAACAAAGGAGCTGACCTGCCATTGAAATCCTCCATTTCTCAAAGCATTGATGGGAACGCCGATAGATTCAAAGAAATCTCAAGCTATATCGGAGCGAATCCCGAACTCGGACACGAAGAATTTCTGGCATTTGCCCGGCTGACTGCAGAGTTGGAGCATCACGGCTTTCAAATTGAACGCGGTGTATTAGACATACCAACAGCCTTCATCGCTACATACGATTCAGGCAAACCAGGCCCTGTCGTGGCGTTTCTCGCTGAGTACGATGCGCTGCCTGAGCTCGGTCATGCATGCGGCCATCATCTCATCTGTATGATGAGTATCGGCGCCGCTATCGGCTTGAAAACCGTCCTGAACGAAACAGGCGGCAGCATACGCGTCTACGGAACACCAGCAGAAGAAACCAAAGGCGCCAAAGTGCCGATGGCAGAAGCTGGTTTATTCAAGGATGTTGACATCGCCTTGATGGCACACCCTTATTATGCCTATGAAAAATCCGGTGAATCCCTCGCCATGGATGCCATCCAGTATGAGTTCTTCGGGCGTTCTGCTCACGCCGCAGCACAGCCCTATGAAGGGATCAACGCGCTGGACGCGGTTATCCAGCTTTTTAACAGCATCAACGCGCTTCGCCAGCAAGTTAAATCACATGCCCGTATTCACGGTATTATCAGCGAAGGCGGCAAAGCACCGAACATTATCCCGGACTACGCAGCAGCTCGATTCTACGTGCGTTCGGCATCGCGGACGTATACGAATGAGCTCGTGCAGAAGGTGCTCCACTGCGCTGAAGGTGCAGCGTTGCAAACGGGGTGCACGTTGAAAACATCTTTCTATGAGTTTTCTTATGACGAGCTCCGCACGAATGAAACATTGTCGCAGGTGTTCACGGAGCAGTTATTCGCCTTAGGCGTCGACCCGAAAGAGATTCAAACCGGCCAAGACCATGGCTCTTTAGACTTAGGCAATGTCTCGACGCAATGTCCAACCATTCACCCCTTCGTTAAAGTCGTGAACGAACGTCATCTGCTGCATACCAAGGAATTTCGCGATCTCGCGATGACGGAACCTGCCTTGGACAGCATGCTGTTCACATCGAAAGCTCTCGCCTTTACGGCGTATGAAGTGCTCTCGAAGCCAGATTTGCTTGCTGCGATTAA
This window encodes:
- a CDS encoding DegV family protein; translated protein: MTTIKIITDSSCDLPRTTVNEIGVAIVPLSVHFGEECMKPDMDLSDFYARMKRESALPKTSSPSPGHFLTEYQKCEPDQDILVLCLSSSLSSTYHHAVMAKEMLLEEGFTGNIEVIDSKTTSLGLGVLVYQAARLVAEGVPFQDVVASVAQAITKSDTFFFLDTLENVIKGGRLDKVRGAVASVLNIKLLMKASEEGAIEVVEKIRGSQQALKRLIGFLSDKEHDYERDVIAIAHSNCESRAREFMAQLLEKHPFRQVLFSNMGTVIGTYAGEGGVLVAY
- a CDS encoding DegV family protein, with the translated sequence MSRVRIFTDSTCDLHAELLQRFQIEVVPLYVIFEEQTYKDGVTVNAMQLFDLVEQQDKLPKTAAPSPLDFEHAFGPVIAEGDDIVYIGLSSELSSTFQNAVIAAGSFPDDRITVIDSRTLSTGIGILVLKAAQAALEGRSREEIQALIEPMTAKMEVSFIIDTLEYLHKGGRCSSVQAFIGSLLKIRPIVKVINGTMTLTHKVRGKREKALQQLLDQALAMKEELDTDFMFITHAQALDEALYVKEQFELHTQVKNVYITETGCVISSHCGPQTLGIVFAKK
- a CDS encoding M20 family metallopeptidase produces the protein MKSSISQSIDGNADRFKEISSYIGANPELGHEEFLAFARLTAELEHHGFQIERGVLDIPTAFIATYDSGKPGPVVAFLAEYDALPELGHACGHHLICMMSIGAAIGLKTVLNETGGSIRVYGTPAEETKGAKVPMAEAGLFKDVDIALMAHPYYAYEKSGESLAMDAIQYEFFGRSAHAAAQPYEGINALDAVIQLFNSINALRQQVKSHARIHGIISEGGKAPNIIPDYAAARFYVRSASRTYTNELVQKVLHCAEGAALQTGCTLKTSFYEFSYDELRTNETLSQVFTEQLFALGVDPKEIQTGQDHGSLDLGNVSTQCPTIHPFVKVVNERHLLHTKEFRDLAMTEPALDSMLFTSKALAFTAYEVLSKPDLLAAIKAEFAASK
- a CDS encoding GDSL-type esterase/lipase family protein, which encodes MEKRIQYVAFGDSLTVGYGAEEGQGFVSVYRHRLECQLAVPVSLCHAGTNGATTAQLLETLESDLQLQKDIQEANLITITAGGNDLIQAAIPFFYDGDNSVLKTALQTYESNYRKIVHQIEQLRQGIQTPYLLVLIGLYNPIPQIPDAAYWIQRFNLFLRKLEQPHIQVVQVYDNFVDQAAQFLSEDAIHPNGLGYEQLANQLELVVTMQQLEKLIG
- the trhA gene encoding PAQR family membrane homeostasis protein TrhA; translated protein: MQYSMKEERANAITHGIGVLLSIAALVMLIVQACSQGNAWHIVSFSIFGTALVILYTCSTLVHSLTHEKAKDVFELLDHSAIYVLIAGSYTPFLLVTLRGVLGWTFFGVIWGLALIGIVLKLFFVKRFILASTICYIVMGWLIVIAFKPLYTQLPFSGIVWLGGGGLLYTLGSIFYVWRRVPYHHAIWHLFVLAGSACHFICIFGYVR
- a CDS encoding SDR family NAD(P)-dependent oxidoreductase, coding for MYLPSFQLNNKVALVTGAGRGIGRALAIGLAEAGADVAIFARTAADLEVVAAEIRALGRQAYPFTVDVTQREHIEEAVEAIIAQTGRIDILINNAGMNIRSQALAVTDEEWDTIMQTNLKSAFLCSQIVGRHMQGREYGRIINIASVAGQVALRTGVVYAATKAAMIQMTKVLALEWGKFGIQVNGIGPWYFKTPLTEKILNQPDYLAEIIARTPLKRVGELEELVGPAVFLASDAANYVTGQTLFVDGGMTIYGF